A stretch of Candidatus Margulisiibacteriota bacterium DNA encodes these proteins:
- a CDS encoding RNA-binding transcriptional accessory protein, protein MSEFIVRCITSDCKVASGIVEKTVELFDMGATIPFIARYRKERTGGLDEVQIQQISERLTYYRELQDRKGTVLKTIEEQGKLSDELRTSITNCSDKQELEDIYLPFKPKRKTRASIAKERGLQPLADLLIAQRADIKNKNEVLSRFVDPQKGIDTIDQALSGALDIISQDIADNANYRAWIRNSLSNRGTLVSKAKKEWAEKSSKFEMYYNFSELLKRSSAHRILAIRRGEAEGVIKWSIHADNDQLLAYLDSQVIRNKTFIFYKELLTAIEDSYKRLLFPALESEVFNAKCVEAERESISVFSKNLKNVLLAPPAGDKVIIAIDPGFRTGCKVAVIDGTGKFLTNTTIYPHEPQNKKNEAEKLLAQLVDQYKVEIIAIGNGTASRETDQIVRELIKNKQLDLISVVVSESGASVYSASEIARKEFPDLDLTVRGAISIARRLQDPLSELVKIDPKSIGVGQYQHDVNQADLKNALVFITEFCVNHVGADLNTASQSLLTYVAGIGPAVAANIVEYRNLNGAFKGRKELLKVAKLGPKMFEQCAGFLKIRNSKNPLDNSAIHPESYHIVERMAEKLECKVKDLIGNDKLLGSLQLSDFVTEEVGIPTLSDIVNELKKPGLDPRAEFSYATFSDTINDISDLKPEMVLEGIVTNVANFGAFVDIGVHQDGLVHISKLSDSFVRDPHEVVAVGDNVTVKVLAVDTKLKRINLQLVS, encoded by the coding sequence ATGAGTGAATTTATTGTCCGGTGCATTACCTCAGATTGTAAGGTTGCTTCTGGTATAGTCGAGAAAACGGTTGAACTATTCGATATGGGAGCTACGATTCCCTTTATTGCCCGTTATCGAAAAGAGCGGACTGGCGGGTTGGACGAAGTCCAGATACAGCAGATTAGCGAAAGATTGACCTACTATAGAGAGTTGCAAGATCGAAAAGGTACAGTCCTGAAAACAATAGAAGAGCAGGGGAAGCTGTCCGACGAGTTGAGGACCAGTATCACCAACTGCTCAGATAAACAAGAGTTGGAGGACATTTATTTGCCCTTCAAGCCCAAGCGGAAAACACGCGCTTCTATTGCTAAGGAGAGAGGGTTGCAACCTCTTGCGGACCTTTTAATCGCTCAACGGGCCGATATCAAAAACAAGAACGAAGTGTTAAGTCGATTTGTTGATCCTCAAAAAGGTATCGATACTATAGACCAGGCGCTTTCCGGTGCGCTTGACATTATTTCCCAGGATATTGCTGACAATGCCAATTATCGAGCATGGATCAGGAATAGTCTGTCGAATAGAGGGACACTCGTAAGCAAAGCAAAAAAAGAATGGGCAGAAAAAAGCTCAAAATTCGAAATGTATTATAATTTCTCTGAACTGCTGAAAAGATCTTCGGCCCATAGAATTCTGGCAATACGGAGAGGTGAGGCTGAAGGTGTTATCAAATGGAGCATTCACGCGGATAATGACCAGCTTTTGGCATATTTGGATTCACAGGTTATCAGGAATAAGACTTTTATCTTTTATAAAGAGCTGCTTACGGCAATTGAAGATAGTTATAAACGCTTGCTTTTTCCTGCACTGGAATCGGAGGTTTTTAATGCTAAATGTGTTGAGGCCGAGCGAGAATCTATTTCTGTTTTCAGCAAAAACTTAAAGAATGTATTACTTGCTCCTCCGGCAGGAGATAAGGTTATCATTGCGATAGATCCAGGCTTCAGGACCGGTTGTAAAGTTGCCGTTATTGATGGCACTGGTAAGTTTTTGACTAATACCACAATTTATCCTCACGAACCGCAAAATAAAAAAAATGAAGCAGAGAAACTACTGGCACAGCTTGTAGATCAATACAAAGTCGAAATAATCGCAATAGGAAATGGAACCGCTTCACGAGAGACCGATCAAATTGTTAGAGAGCTTATAAAAAACAAACAACTAGACCTGATATCTGTCGTTGTAAGTGAATCCGGGGCATCTGTTTATTCCGCTTCGGAGATTGCCAGGAAAGAGTTTCCTGATCTCGATTTGACTGTCCGTGGTGCAATCAGTATTGCCAGAAGGTTGCAGGATCCTTTGTCAGAATTAGTAAAAATTGATCCGAAGTCTATTGGTGTAGGACAGTATCAACACGATGTGAATCAGGCAGATCTGAAAAATGCCTTGGTTTTCATTACAGAGTTCTGCGTGAATCATGTAGGTGCTGATTTAAATACCGCCTCTCAATCCCTGTTAACGTATGTAGCCGGTATCGGGCCGGCAGTTGCAGCCAATATTGTAGAATATCGCAATCTCAATGGAGCTTTCAAGGGACGAAAAGAATTACTGAAAGTAGCCAAGTTGGGTCCCAAAATGTTTGAACAGTGTGCGGGTTTTTTGAAAATAAGAAATTCTAAAAATCCACTGGATAATTCTGCAATACACCCGGAATCTTATCACATCGTAGAGCGTATGGCAGAGAAGCTCGAATGCAAAGTAAAAGATCTTATCGGTAATGACAAGTTGCTTGGTTCCCTGCAATTATCTGATTTTGTAACTGAGGAGGTCGGCATTCCAACCCTTAGTGATATAGTTAACGAGCTAAAAAAACCAGGACTGGATCCTCGCGCCGAGTTCAGCTATGCAACATTCAGCGATACAATTAATGATATCTCTGATCTAAAGCCCGAAATGGTTCTTGAAGGGATTGTTACTAATGTTGCTAATTTTGGTGCTTTTGTTGATATCGGTGTTCATCAGGACGGCTTGGTGCATATCTCCAAGCTGAGTGACTCGTTTGTTCGTGATCCGCATGAAGTGGTGGCTGTTGGAGACAATGTAACTGTAAAAGTACTCGCAGTAGACACTAAACTGAAACGCATTAATCTGCAGTTGGTATCTTAG